The following proteins are co-located in the Procambarus clarkii isolate CNS0578487 chromosome 16, FALCON_Pclarkii_2.0, whole genome shotgun sequence genome:
- the LOC123760198 gene encoding involucrin-like, with the protein MALNHGSYGPEPRIIWPWTTDHMALDHGSYGPGPRIIWPWTTQREGWPLDKGHVDKGHVDKGHVDNGHVDKDHVDKGHVDNGHVDNGHVDKGNVDKGHVDTGHLHKDHVDIGNVDKGHLDNGHLEKDHLDKGHLDNGHLDKGHLDKDHLDKGHPDKSHLDKGHLDKGHLDKDHLDKGRLDKDHLDKGHLDKDHLDKGRLYKGHLDKDHLDKGHPDESHLDKGHLDKDHLDKARLYKGHLDKGHLDKDHLDEGHLDKGRLYKGHLDKGHLDKCHLDKDHQDKGHLDKNHLDKGRLDKDQLDKGHLDKGHLDKGHLVKNHLDKGRLDKDHLDKGHLDKDHLDKDHLDKNHLDKGRLYKGHLDKGHLDKDHLDKNHLDKGRLDKDHLDKGHLDKDHLDKGHPDKSHLDKGHLDKDHLDKGHLDKDHLDKGHLDKKHLDKGRLYKGHLDKGHLDKDHLDKNHLDKGRLDKDHLDKGHLDKDHLDKGHPDKSHLDKGHLDKDHLDKGHLDKDHLDKGHLDKKHLDKGRLDKGRLDKGHLDKGHLDEGHLDKDHLDKGRLYKGHLDKGHLDKDHLDKRPR; encoded by the exons ATGGCCCTGAACCACGGATCATATGGCCCTGAACCACGGATCATATGGCCCTGGACCACGGATCATATGGCCCTGGACCACGGATCATATGGCCCTGGACCACGGATCATATGGCCCTGGACCACACAACGAGAGGG TTGGCCTTTGGATAAAGGCCACGTGGATAAAGGCCACGTGGATAAAGGCCACGTGGATAATGGCCACGTGGATAAAGACCACGTGGATAAAGGCCACGTGGATAATGGCCACGTGGATAATGGCCACGTGGATAAAGGCAACGTGGATAAAGGCCACGTGGATACAGGCCACCTGCATAAAGACCACGTGGATATAGGCAATGTGGATAAAGGCCACCTGGATAATGGGCACCTGGAGAAAGACCACCTGGATAAAGGCCACCTGGATAATGGCCACCTGGATAAAGGCCACCTGGATAAAGACCACCTTGATAAAGGCCACCCTGATAAAAGCCACCTGGATAAAGGCCACCTGGATAAAGGCCACCTGGATAAAGACCACCTGGATAAAGGCCGCCTGGATAAAGACCACCTGGATAAAGGCCACCTGGATAAAGACCACCTGGATAAAGGCCGCCTGTATAAAGGCCACCTGGATAAAGACCACCTGGATAAAGGCCACCCTGATGAAAGCCACCTGGATAAAGGCCACCTGGATAAAGACCACCTGGATAAAGCCCGCCTGTATAAAGGCCACCTGGATAAAGGCCACCTGGATAAAGACCACCTGGATGAAGGCCACCTGGATAAAGGCCGCCTGTATAAAGGCCACCTGGATAAAGGCCACCTGGATAAATGCCACCTGGATAAAGACCACCAGGATAAAGGCCACCTGGATAAAAACCACCTGGATAAAGGCCGCCTGGATAAAGACCAACTGGATAAAGGCCACCTGGATAAAGGCCACCTGGATAAAGGCCACCTGGTTAAAAACCACCTGGATAAAGGCCGCCTGGATAAAGACCACCTGGATAAAGGCCACCTGGATAAAGACCACCTGGATAAAGACCACCTGGATAAAAACCACCTGGATAAAGGCCGCCTGTATAAAGGCCACCTGGATAAAGGCCACCTGGATAAAGACCACCTGGATAAAAACCACCTGGATAAAGGCCGCCTGGATAAAGACCACCTGGATAAAGGCCACCTGGATAAAGACCACCTGGATAAAGGCCACCCTGATAAAAGCCACCTGGATAAAGGCCACCTGGATAAAGACCACCTGGATAAAGGCCACCTGGATAAAGACCACCTGGATAAAGGCCACCTGGATAAAAAACACCTGGATAAAGGCCGCCTGTATAAAGGCCACCTGGATAAAGGCCACCTGGATAAAGACCACCTGGATAAAAACCACCTGGATAAAGGCCGCCTGGATAAAGACCACCTGGATAAAGGCCACCTGGATAAAGACCACCTGGATAAAGGCCACCCTGATAAAAGCCACCTGGATAAAGGCCACCTGGATAAAGACCACCTGGATAAAGGCCACCTGGATAAAGACCACCTGGATAAAGGCCACCTGGATAAAAAACACCTGGATAAAGGCCGCCTGGATAAAGGCCGCCTGGATAAAGGCCACCTGGATAAAGGCCACCTGGATGAAGGCCACCTGGATAAAGACCACCTGGATAAAGGCCGCCTGTATAAAGGCCACCTGGATAAAGGCCACCTGGATAAAGACCACCTGGATAAAAGGCCACGTTAA